Below is a window of Humulus lupulus chromosome 9, drHumLupu1.1, whole genome shotgun sequence DNA.
ACTTACCTTACTGCAGTCCTCTTTTCCTTCTAGTTTTCTCACCTGAAAGGACATCTTTGAACTCGGCATATCATGAACTCGGCATACAGTACtgcatttcatatatatatatatatatatatatataaattacttaaaaaaaatcTGATCTAATTTGTATGCATGCATGTTTCATTAGTTTGATAACAAAGTggaagtgtatatatatatgtgggcaGAAGTAGCAGTTCGGTAATTCTGTTATTTACATATACGGCACTTGCTTTTTTGGTTAATATATTATAAGAAGATAAGATATGATTGGTTTTGATGGACAGAAAAAAAATATGGTTGAGTCGAAGTCACTCTGGTTGACTCAAAGTCTTCGTTTCATTCTACCTATAAAAATACAGAGGTTatctcaacaaaaaaaaaaatagagagagatCACAGAGCAGACGAAGGAGATCGAAACTAGTCATGGCAGAGAGTGTGGTGAGTTTTCTACTGGAGAAGTTTTCGTCCTTGTTGGAAGATGAGGTGAAGCTCTTGAGCGGGGTCCGAGATGAAGTTGTTTTCGTGAAAAATGAGTTGGATCGCATAAGAGCATTCTTGCGATCTGCTGATGCCAAGGAAGATCAAGATGAAGAAATCAAAGTGTGGGTTAAGCAAGTTAGAGAGGTCGCTTACGATGCAGAAGACATCATCGATGATTTCTTGTATAGATTTGAGCATACCAAGCGACATGGATTCTATGGCTATTTGTGTAAGATGGCTCGCGGAATCAAGAACTTGAAAGCTCGCCGTCGAATTGCCTCCCAATTGCAGAGTATCGAACGCAGAGTTACTGATATTTCTGAGGGGCGCCTGAGATATGGTTACAAACTGAGTAGTGCGGAGATCGGGTCGAGTTCGGGAACTAAACCTTGCTACTATTCTGAGGTTAGAAGCGACGCACGGTTGCTGGAAGAAGCTCAACTAGTGGGCATTAAGTCGGACAAGCAACATCTTTTGAGTTTTCTTATGGAGGATACCTCTCAACTACGAGTGGCTGCAGTGCTCGGAATGGGAGGGCTGGGCAAAACCACTCTGGTGAGTTCAGTTTATAATGATTCACAAGTAAAGAATCATTTTCATCAAATCCAAGCTTGGGTCACTGTTTCACAATCGTTCAAGCTAGATGAAGTTCTGAGACAAATTATCCAGCAATTTTTCAAAGCTATGAAGCTGCCACTTCCTGATGAAGTTGAGAAGTCCACAGACCCGTACTTCCTAAAGACAACCATGGTTGATTTTCTTAGTGACAAAAAATATTTGGTTGTATTGGATGACATATGGGATGTGAATGCATGGGAAGCAGTCAAAGTTGCATTTCGGAACAACAACAATGGTAGCCGAGTAATGATCACTACTCGTACTGCAGATGTGGCCTCTACCTCTACCAAAGATGTTGGAGGTCGCATCTTAACCTTAAATCCTTTATCTTCTAAAGATTCTTGGACTCTATTTTGTGTAAAAGCCTTTCAAGGTAATGTGTCCTACTCGTTTGGAGGAAATTTCAAGAGACATCCTGAAAAAATGTGAGGGATTGCCTCTTGCCATTGTTGCAATAGGAAGCATGTTGGCCACAAAGGACATCAACAGAGTAGATGAATGGGAGATTGTTCACCATTCTCTACGGGCTGAATTACAAGGCAATACAAAACTGAAAGGCATGCAAACCATACTTTCACTTAGTTTCAATGATTTGCCTTACCACTTGAAGCATTGCTTCATGTATCTAAGTTTATTCCCTGAGGATTATTCGATTAAACTCAATGTCCTGATTCGATTGTGGATTGCGGAAGGTTTCGTAGAAGAAATTGAAGGAAGAACATTAGAAGAAGTGGCAAATGGTTGTTTCAACGAACTTCTTAACAGAAGCTTGGTCCAAGTGAATGAAAGATATAAGGATAGAAGAATCAAAAGTTGTCGAGTGCACGATATTTTAAGGGAAACTATGCTTCTAAAATCGAAAGATCAAGGCTTTGCAGTAATTACTAATAAAGAGAGCAATAAAAGTCTTCCAGAAAGAGTTAGACGACTATCTGTGCATGAAGGAACAAATATAGATGCATCTGGGGAAAAACAACTATCTCAACTGCGCTCTTTTCTCTTATTCACCGAAGAAAGAGATGTCTGGAATAATTTCATGTCTTCTTTTTCTGACCAGGGGTCAAGACTTGTCAAGGTGTTGGACTGTACATGTGCACCTACGACTACATTTCCACAGAGTCTCACAAAGTTATACCATTTGCGATACCTATGTCTAAGATATTCCGCTGTAAGTTCAATTCCACCCTCTATTGCAAATCTTCGACATCTTGAAACGTTAGACCTCAAAAGGACTCTTGTGCGAGAGCTACCCAATGAGATTTTACGATTACAGTGTTTGCGACATGTAATAGTTTATGATTGTAGAAGTGATTGGACATTGCATGGCTTTAACGCTTTAAAAGGAATGGAATCCCTTTCATCTTTGAGAAAACTCTGTCATGTTGAGGCAAAATTGGGTGAAACTGAGCCTATGGTATCTGTAGGAAGGCTAACACAACTGACGAGGTTAGGCATCCGACAGCTTGGAGCTGAGCATGGAGATGCACTATTCTCTTCAATTCGTGAATTAAAGCTCCTTCGTTCATTAAATTTGGTTTCAAGAATAGAGGATGAAGCCCTTAGTTTCCAATTTAAATCCTTCTCATCTCTTCGATTGCTCCAGAGATTATATATAACAGGTCGCGTGGAGAAGTCACTAAAAGGACTACAAAACCTTACAAACTTGTCTAAATTATATCTGAGTGGTAGCAGGTTGCAGGTAGATCCGCTAGAGTCATTACAAGATTTGCCCAATCTAGTATCACTCTCCTTTTATAAAGGAGCTTATGATGGGGAGTCACTATGTTTTAAAGCTGGGACTTTCTTAATGCTCAGATATCTCCGT
It encodes the following:
- the LOC133802297 gene encoding putative disease resistance RPP13-like protein 3 isoform X2, coding for MAESVVSFLLEKFSSLLEDEVKLLSGVRDEVVFVKNELDRIRAFLRSADAKEDQDEEIKVWVKQVREVAYDAEDIIDDFLYRFEHTKRHGFYGYLCKMARGIKNLKARRRIASQLQSIERRVTDISEGRLRYGYKLSSAEIGSSSGTKPCYYSEVRSDARLLEEAQLVGIKSDKQHLLSFLMEDTSQLRVAAVLGMGGLGKTTLVSSVYNDSQVKNHFHQIQAWVTVSQSFKLDEVLRQIIQQFFKAMKLPLPDEVEKSTDPYFLKTTMVDFLSDKKYLVVLDDIWDVNAWEAVKVAFRNNNNGSRVMITTRTADVASTSTKDVGGRILTLNPLSSKDSWTLFCVKAFQGNVSYSFGGNFKRHPEKM
- the LOC133802297 gene encoding disease resistance protein RPM1-like isoform X1, whose product is MCPTRLEEISRDILKKCEGLPLAIVAIGSMLATKDINRVDEWEIVHHSLRAELQGNTKLKGMQTILSLSFNDLPYHLKHCFMYLSLFPEDYSIKLNVLIRLWIAEGFVEEIEGRTLEEVANGCFNELLNRSLVQVNERYKDRRIKSCRVHDILRETMLLKSKDQGFAVITNKESNKSLPERVRRLSVHEGTNIDASGEKQLSQLRSFLLFTEERDVWNNFMSSFSDQGSRLVKVLDCTCAPTTTFPQSLTKLYHLRYLCLRYSAVSSIPPSIANLRHLETLDLKRTLVRELPNEILRLQCLRHVIVYDCRSDWTLHGFNALKGMESLSSLRKLCHVEAKLGETEPMVSVGRLTQLTRLGIRQLGAEHGDALFSSIRELKLLRSLNLVSRIEDEALSFQFKSFSSLRLLQRLYITGRVEKSLKGLQNLTNLSKLYLSGSRLQVDPLESLQDLPNLVSLSFYKGAYDGESLCFKAGTFLMLRYLRITELENLRWVTVEDKALSHLELMVLDDCKLLKEIPSGIERLRNLQQLQLVNMAAELTTTVYRGSQHDNYSKIMHIPRVFISQWNIETGHDGYWL